One segment of Ziziphus jujuba cultivar Dongzao chromosome 12, ASM3175591v1 DNA contains the following:
- the LOC107409270 gene encoding uncharacterized protein LOC107409270: MGTKVHCKSYLPAYYSMRDLNEDSNSCNWPLYYGDKTLTNGQYYNGFLPSAAADAYPGYDRDVVKQTMLEHEATFKNQVYELHRLYRIQRDLMDDIKRKELHRNRMPVETSLSSSPLASHITSDDARNWHNHNFPVANSVCGRTSVSGVEGIHSTLSSIKGNSLQTGPFPSQNGGSSKDLEVLESRPTKVRRKMFDLQLPADEYIDTEEGEQVGDKVSVISHFYPNRNGKTAAESGTNIFLNDSGKNGCKGDSLTSDACLRNTNGLADLNEPVQLEETKETNASAFIDLLGHDSCNGKIQGSDMSAKPNSQYLGLPKDLPLSSYHGSNNGTRNSSHLDNNGSGKGWFSYVLQAGQSKSNINSQSLQTEKLSRSPQSTQISLNKVHEPAFYLMDKSKVDLWRERAFNGLDISERSNDSTNNKHLGPFEASHVPSPYPIPPTTDLAKSSSHAVSSWEKPSNSLNQMSLSVQTYPGLTSSVTLNKSSQSSIQSDQNFGDRWNLNSNIRSNPGFGSELSYRNGFYLGSSSGSKELPIRLPSLNDDYICSSNVTNGAPGHLMNHGSAMHYKGSNCVEMKSSKDMNLNLLVSNSSSNLEIPRNGLEVSQRDQKHEDPLAVLPWLKAKPACKNEASNEGRLSKIDEMDILQSSMNQASNKSEIAKDSNQLFTRYIKSVSSANDPEARKIEPSECTSNRKILGFPIFDKPHLSKNETTIISPSVSFLSSSECKAESNRENRVLDINLPCEPAAPDMVKQNASESRDKGMDTKSADFRHHIDLNAYLSDDDEAPLKPSSTSISAKFTTEIDLEAPVPETEDDAILGEASAVKHDEDPLASPHHKAELPQDQVMMMIAAEAIVALSSSNHHNHMDDSSTNSSEVPLKESSLTDPLAWFVEIVSSYRDDFEGKFDAAWRGKDGEDSDQYSSETSDYFESMTLKLMETKEEDYMPKPLVPENLKLEETGTTLLSTRTRKGQARRGRQRRDFQRDILPGLASLSRHEVTEDLQTFGGLMRATGHSWHSGLARRNSTRNGSARGRRRAVVSPSPPVPTTPACTPLIQHLSNINMGLENKSLTGWGKTPRRPRRQRCPPVNPPSIPLT, from the exons ATGGGAACAAAAGTGCACTGTAAAAGCTACTTGCCAGCATACTACTCAATGAGGGATCTCAATGAGGATTCTAACAGTTGTAACTGGCCCCTTTACTATGGGGATAAGACCTTGACTAATGGGCAGTATTACAATGGATTCTTGCCGAGTGCTGCTGCTGATGCTTATCCAGGATATGACAGGGATGTAGTTAAGCAGACCATGCTTGAGCACGAAGCTACATTTAAGAATCAG GTGTATGAACTGCATCGCTTATACAGAATTCAGAGAGACTTGATGGATGACATTAAAAGGAAAGAACTGCATAGAAACAGGATGCCTGTTGAAACATCGTTGTCATCAAGTCCCCTGGCATCTCACATTACATCCGATGATGCTCGGAATTGGCATAACCACAATTTTCCAGTAGCAAACTCTGTTTGTGGTAGGACATCTGTTTCAGGTGTCGAAGGCATTCATTCTACTTTGAGTTCTATTAAAGGAAACAGCTTGCAAACTGGTCCTTTTCCATCCCAAAATGGAGGTAGCTCAAAGGATCTTGAGGTGCTAGAGTCGAGACCCACAAAGGTTAGGAGAAAAATGTTTGATCTTCAACTTCCAGCTGATGAGTACATAGACACTGAAGAAGGGGAACAGGTTGGTGATAAGGTATCTGTCATTTCTCACTTCTACCCAAATAGAAATGGCAAAACTGCAGCCGAGAGTGGAACAAATATCTTTCTTAATGACAGTGGGAAGAATGGATGCAAAGGAGATTCTCTGACATCTGATGCATGTTTAAGAAATACAAATGGTTTGGCTGACTTGAATGAACCTGTTCAActtgaagaaacaaaagaaacaaatgcATCTGCGTTTATAGATCTTCTGGGCCATGACTCTTGTAATGGAAAGATCCAAGGCTCTGATATGTCTGCTAAGCCAAACTCACAGTATCTTGGTTTGCCAAAGGACTTGCCGCTAAGCTCCTATCATGGAAGTAATAATGGGACTCGAAACAGTTCACATTTGGATAACAATGGAAGTGGAAAAGGATGGTTTTCGTATGTTCTTCAAGCAG GACAAAGCAAAAGCAACATCAATTCTCAAAGCCTCCAAACAGAAAAATTGTCAAGATCTCCCCAGTCAACTCAAATTTCTCTCAACAAAGTTCATGAACCTGCTTTTTATCTGATGGATAAAAGCAAGGTGGATTTGTGGAGAGAGCGGGCATTTAATGGTCTGGATATTTCTGAAAGAAGCAATGATTCTACAAATAATAAGCATCTTGGACCTTTTGAGGCTTCTCATGTACCGAGTCCATATCCAATTCCTCCTACCACAGATTTGGCTAAGTCTTCGTCTCATGCGGTTTCATCCTGGGAAAAGCCAAGCAACAGCTTAAATCAAATGTCATTATCGGTTCAAACATACCCAGGTTTGACTTCATCTGTTACCTTGAATAAGAGTTCCCAATCATCAATTCAGAGTGATCAGAATTTTGGAGATAGATGGAATCTTAATAGCAATATTAGATCTAATCCAGGTTTTGGAAGTGAATTGTCCTACCGAAATGGGTTTTATCTAGGATCCTCATCTGGGTCTAAGGAATTACCAATTCGCCTCCCTTCACTCAATGATGATTATATATGCTCCAGTAATGTAACGAATGGAGCCCCTGGACACTTGATGAATCATGGTTCAGCAATGCACTACAAGGGTTCAAACTGTGTGGAGATGAAGTCTTCAAAAGATATGAACTTGAATCTATTGGTTTCAAACAGTTCATCTAATCTGGAGATTCCCCGAAATGGTCTTGAAGTTTCTCAGCGAGATCAAAAGCACGAGGACCCTCTTGCAGTTCTGCCATGGCTTAAAGCTAAGCCTGCTTGTAAGAATGAGGCTTCTAATGAGGGGAGGCTTTCAAAAATTGATGAGATGGATATTTTGCAGTCTTCTATGAATCAAGCATCCAACAAAAGTGAAATTGCTAAAGATTCTAACCAATTGTTTACTCGGTACATAAAGTCAGTTTCAAGTGCTAATGATCCTGAGGCCAGGAAGATTGAACCAAGTGAATGTACGAGTAACAGAAAGATTCTTGGTTTTCCTATTTTTGATAAGCCTCATCTTTCGAAGAATGAAACTACTATTATCTCACCTTCTGTGTCTTTTCTCTCCTCATCCGAATGTAAAGCGGAAAGTAATAGAGAAAACAGGGTATTGGATATCAACTTGCCTTGTGAACCGGCCGCACCTGACATGGTCAAACAGAATGCATCTGAAAGTCGAGATAAGGGAATGGATACTAAATCTGCTGATTTCAGACATCATATTGATTTGAATGCATATTTaagtgatgatgatgaagcaCCTTTGAAACCGTCATCCACAAGCATAAGTGCGAAGTTTACAACTGAGATAGATTTAGAAGCTCCCGTTCCTGAGACTGAGGATGATGCCATTCTTGGAGAAGCATCTGCAGTAAAGCATGATGAAGATCCTTTAGCATCACCACATCACAAAGCTGAACTCCCACAAGATCAAGTCATGATGATGATAGCAGCAGAGGCAATAGTTGCCCTCTCATCATCTAATCACCATAATCATATGGATGATTCCTCTACCAATTCATCAGAAGTTCCACTGAAAGAATCTTCCTTGACAGATCCACTTGCATGGTTTGTGGAGATAGTTTCATCATATAGGGATGATTTCGAGGGCAAGTTTGATGCTGCTTGGAGAGGGAAAGATGGTGAGGACAGCGACCAATATTCGTCAGAAACTAGTGATTACTTTGAGTCCATGACTTTGAAACTGATGGAGACCAAGGAAGAAGATTACATGCCCAAGCCTTTGGTTCCAGAAAACCTAAAACTGGAAGAAACAGGAACCACTTTATTATCAACTCGGACACGGAAGGGCCAGGCAAGGAGAGGCAGGCAACGGAGGGACTTCCAAAGGGACATCCTTCCAGGCCTTGCTTCTCTATCAAGGCATGAGGTAACCGAAGACCTTCAAACATTTGGAGGGTTGATGAGAGCAACAGGCCATTCATGGCATTCCGGATTAGCAAGGAGGAACTCCACTAGAAATGGGTCTGCCAGGGGTAGACGGCGGGCGGTGGTTAGTCCCTCTCCCCCAGTGCCAACGACCCCGGCTTGCACTCCACTAATTCAGCATCTTAGTAATATCAATATGGGACTGGAGAACAAAAGCCTAACAGGGTGGGGGAAGACCCCCCGGAGGCCCCGGAGGCAAAGATGTCCACCAGTTAATCCTCCATCTATCCCTTTAACCTAA